Genomic window (Paenibacillus sp. 37):
CCCCAATGCAGCAGAACAATCTCGTCCGGTTGATCCAACTGGCGAAACATTACACCTTCGTCTGGTGTGGATAACATCTCGGCACAGATATTGAGCACGGAGAACACAAGCAGGTCCGGTTGACTGCGGTATTTTGCCAGACAATCTGCATCCAGATGGGACAGGCTGGTGACAGCGACACTACAGACAGAGATTAGACGGGGGAGATTTAACTCATCCTGTAATCGCTGCATGTGTGATTGGCTGCTGCCTCTTCCGACGGCAAGTTCGGTGAGCAGACGATCCTGGTAGTGAGGGCGCATTCGATTAACAACGATGGATTGCCTGGTGGATTGTATCCGAATGGCGTCTTCCTCTTCCCAAGCTGTAACGGCCTTTAATAGAGATGCATTCAGCTCATCTGCTTCCACGGGTTTCAGGAGGTAGTCCATACCACCATGCCTAATTGCATGCCTCACGAGTTCAAAATCGTCATATCCGCTGATAACCAGCACTTTGCTGTGTGGGACATGAGCTGATATCCATTCAAGCAATGCCATACCGTCCTTGCCCGGCATACGCATGTCACTGAGTATGATTTGAGGTTGATGTGCCGTGATGGCGGCGATGGCTTCATCTCCGTCTGCTGCTTCAAGTAATGTATCAATGCCAAACTCTTCCCAATGACCAAGCAACCTTATGGCATCGCGGACATGTTTTTCATCATCTACAAGCAGTGCCTTCATGTTGTTCACTCTCCCGCGTATAGTTTAACCGTAATCTTCACACCATTGGGTTCCCGATTGCTGATCTCAAGCCTGGCTGAGTGACCGGGATGTGAGTTCAATTGAAGTCGGCGTATTACATTTCGTAGACCGATGGATTCAGACTCGTCGGATTCTTGTGTGGATAACCCGGTTGTTGTATGACTTTGATGTAGCCATCCGCGGATCTCCAGTAATTTATCTTCAGGTATGGAGGGGCCGTTATTATTCAGTTCTATTTCAATCCAATGATCGTTGATCCGGCGGCTGGATAGGGATATGTGACCTTTGCCAGGCTGAATATCCGCTCCATGTTTGAAATAGTTCTCAATTAAAGGTTGTAACGTCATTCTTGGCATTTCGACAGACAGGGTATCTTCGGCAAAATCCAAATCCACCTCAAGGCGGTCACCAAACCGCTCCTGCTGCAGTTCCAGATATAATCGGGCATGCTCCGCCTCTTCGCGTAAGGTCACGCAGGTCTGATCCCGCATGCTGTAGCGCAGCATTTTGGACAGGCTAGAGAGTAGTATATACGCCCGTTGTCCCTGCTGTTGAAGGGCAAGTGTACCGATCGATTGCAGTGTGTTATATAGAAAATGCGGATGAATCTGCGCTTGCAACGCTTTGAGCTGATTCGTCTTATTGGCGATCTCGAGTCGATATTCCCGCAAAATAAGATTATTTACCGTATCCATCATATCCCGGAAATGACGAGCGAGCACCCCGAATTCATCTCGGCTGGATAGATGGATATCCACATGCAGACGCCCGGCTTGAATTTGGTTCATATACCGCATGAGTTGCTTGAGCGGACCTGTGATTCGGATGGAGATAAACAAGGTTGCAATAATGACTAATACAAGTGCTGCAATGGCAATCATTGCGTTATTCCACGTAAGTGTGGTCGCCCTGGCGTATAACGTCTCATTCGGAATCTGTTTGACGATGGTCCAATCGGCGTATGTGCTGCCAAGTTGTTGGTATACATACATGGATCGATCCTGTTCAAAATGTCCTGCGACATTCTGGGCTGTTCCTGCGCTAGATCGCGCGATATTCAGTTCACTAGCCGTTTCCTCTCGTAGTGCATCCGTATGATTGACCTCGGAACGTCCTTGGTAAATGATCTGATTCTGACCATCCACAACATAGATCTGTTCCTTAGCCGGATCATACAGCCTGCCACAGATTGCTGCAATGGTATTCATATTCAGATCAATGGCGAGTACACCCAGACGCTCGGTGGACGGAATATCCTTGATCACCCGATGCAGGGTAATGACCGTTCTTGCAGGGTCATCTGGGGAGGCAGCCTTGAATCCGTACGTGTGACTCATATGGGCCGATTCCACCCAGATATCCGGGCTGTCACCGCCTGTTTTTCCATGAAGCGAGCCGGAATAGGCCTGTTTGCGTTCCTCCCGCTTCGGAAAGGGATTTGTAATTAAGGTGGATTGATTGGCGGCAAAAGAGTGCAAATACAGCTGGAATACATCCGGCACAGCCGCGCGTATTGTCTGCAAAGTGGTGTACACCTCGGCAACCGCACGATAATCACCAGGAATTTTTGCCAAGTTACGCAGAAAGTTCGGGTCGTTATACACAGCGAGCGACGCTCTGGCCACGTTATCCACATAGTTGTTGAGATTGGTGGACGCTTGGTAGATCAGGCGTTTGTTCTCTTCAACAGCCTGTTCCCGCAGGGCTGTCTTGGTCTGGATAAACGTCATGCTGATCGATGCGAGCAGTGGAAGTGTGGTAGCAATGAGCATAAAGGCAATCAATTTGGTGCGTATACTGTAGTATTTGGACATCGGAACACCCCTTCTGGTTGCAGGTTAAGAGAGGACAATATTTTACCCCCAACTGTTCACACGGGTCGGTGTTTCCCTCGGCGATAATGGGGTTTAATAGAAAAAGAGACCAATTTCATCCATCTATAGAAGGGGAGAACGATATGAAGCATCGCAAATCTTCACAGCTGTTACAGCAGCTTGTGTTCGTGGGTCCCTCCATCGTGTTTTTTATTCTCATCATCGTGGTCCCTTTCCTGCTTGGCATGGTGTACTCCTTCACGGACTGGAACGGGGTATCGGAGAACATTAATTGGGTAGGGTTTGATAACTTCGTGCATGTTTTTGCGAATGATCCCAAGTTCCAAACGGCGTTTTGGTTTACGGTGCGCTTCACCGTGGTTGGTGTGGTACTGACCAATGTGATTGGCTTTTTCCTGGCGTATTTCCTGACCAAACCGCTCAAGACGAGAAACATTCTGCGTACGATCTTTTTTATGCCTAACGTGATCGGTGGGTTGTTGCTCGGCTTTATCTGGCAGTTCATATTTGTGAAAGGGTTTTCAGCAGTAGGCGATGTAACCGGCTGGTCCTTCTTCAACCTTCCTTGGCTGGGAGACGAACCAACCGCCTTCTGGGGAATCGTGATTGTGTTTGTATGGCAGACCGCAGGTTATCTGATGGTCATCTACATCTCATCTCTGACAAATGTATCCCCTGATCTGCTGGAAGCCGCCGAGATTGATGGCGCAAGTCGCTGGCAGGTACTGCGGAGCATCATTCTTCCGCTCATTATGCCAGGTGTAACGATCTGTCTGTTCCTGGCGATCTCCTGGTCGTTCAAAATGTTTGATCTCAATCTGTCACTGACCAAAGGTGGACCATTCGGATCAACAGAGTCGGTTGCACTTAATATTTACAATGAAGCCTTTGTGAATAACAGATATGGCATCGGAACCGCCAAAGCGCTCGTGTTCTTCGTAATCGTTGCCATCATCACCATGATTCAGGTACGTCTGACGAAGAGCAAGGAGGTAGAAGCCTAATGGAGACGACGAAAAATTACCGCTTCAGTACCATTGTAACCGAGATTGTCATGGTACTCCTTGGACTTTTATTCCTGGTTCCGTTTTACTTCCTGTTTGTGAATTCGGTCAAAACATTCGGTGACCTGCTCACCAATTCGGCTGCATGGCCGGAAGTGTTTCAGTGGGGCAACTATGCGAACGCCTGGGAGAAAATTAACTTCCCTTCCGCGCTGATGAACTCGCTTATCGTTACCGTGGTCAGCAATCTGTTGCTTGTGCTGATCAGTTCCATGGCCGCGTACCGAATGGTTCGCAGCGATACCCGGTTCAACCGTATTTTGTTCGGCATGTTCATTGCCGCTATGGTGATTCCGTTCCAGTCTATCATGATTCCACTCGTTACTGTAACCAGTAATCTGGGATTGATCGACAGCCTTGGCGGCCTCATTATCTGTTATCTCGGTTTCGGGGCACCGATGTCTGTCTTCCTGTTCCACGGATTCGTAAAATCCGTCCCGCTGGAGATTGAGGAAGCGGCTCGTGTGGATGGAAGCTCTGCCTACGGGGTGTTCTTCCGGATCGTATTTCCACTCATGAAACCGATGTATGTAACCGTCATCATTCTGAACACACTCTGGATCTGGAATGATTATCTGCTCCCATCGCTGATCCTGCAAAGCTCCAATCTGCGTACGATCCCGATTGCGACCTTTGCACTCTTCGGACAATATACGAAGCAATGGGATCTGGCCTTGCCAGCACTTGTGCTCGGCATCATGCCGATCATTATCTTCTTCCTGCTGATGCAGAAGTATATCATTCAGGGGATTACGGCTGGATCAGTTAAAGGGTAAGCGTTGCGAGGGCAGGGTCGCTGGCGGGATCAAGGTGCGCTTTCGGTCGCTGTTGCTCCTCGGTGGCCTGAATGGATTAGGGCAAGGAAGCCACCGAGTATCAAAGGCGAACGCTCCGCTCCTGCAACGCATTCTTGATCCCTTTGCTCCCACCTCGCACGGAGGTGTGCAAAGGGGAGTCATGCCCGCATAGCTTGGGCATGACTCCTGGCGAAAAGAGCAATAAAGAAAAGAGATCCTTCAAGAAATGACCAAGAAAGAAAAGATTTAAAGACCAGATTGGTAAGGCAGAGAAGGCGCGAGGGAAGGGTCGCTGCAGGGATTAAGTTACGCTTTCGGTCGCTGTTGCTCCTCGGTGGCCTGAATGGATTAGGGCAAGGAAGCCACCGAGTATCAAAGGCGAACGCTCCGCTCCTGCAACGCATTCTTGATCCCTTGCTCCCACCTCGCACGGAGGTGTGCAAAGGGGAGTCATGCCCGTATAGCTTGGGCATGATTCCTAGGGAAGAGATCAATAAAGAGAAAAGACCGATAAAGAGAAATGACCAAGAAAGAAGCTTGTATAGCCAGGAACTTCTTCTGCAGAGTGAAGTGATGGTATGGGCCCTGTCCAAAGCGCTAACGAATCCATCGCATCTTAATAGGTGGATAATCAAGGAATACAAATTGTAACGAACCTCAGTAACGTTATTCGGGTGTAAAACGGCGTCAGAGCCCTGAAAATTGACTAAATCGACGAAATAACGTCGCTGTGATTCGTTAAAATTGGAACCTGTGCAAATAGGTGCAATAACGTGCGCTCGGTTCGTTAGAATGAAAACACGCTTCAAGGGAAGGTTATTCTGTCATCGGAGTGCCAGTGTAAATATTCATTAGTGGAACGGTTATACTGAAACTACTATAGGGAGAGTGTATGTATGAAAAGAATGACAAAGTTGACGTTGCTTATGCTGATTGCTTTTTCGGTAATGCTCGCGGGTTGTGGCAATGGAGACAAGAGTGGCAGTCCGGTCAACACGGATGCTCAAGGTGGTGGTGAGGCTGCTGCTGGAGATAAAACCATTAAAATCTTCCAATTCAAAGTCGAAATTGCGGAAGCGCTCAATCGTCTCAAAGCGGAATATGAATCCTCCCATCCAGGCGTCAAACTGGACATTCAAACCGTAGGTGGCGGCAGTGACTATGGTGCTGCATTAAAAGCCAAGTTTGCCGCTGGCGAACAACCAGACATTTTCAACGTAGGTGGTTATCGTGAATTGGATACATGGCTTGAATATCTGGAAGATCTGTCTGGAGAGTCATGGGCTAAGGATGCGCTCGAAGTAGCCAAAGAGCCAATGACCAAAGACGGAAAACTCTACGGACAGCCGCTCGCATTGGAGGGTTATGGTTTCATTTATAACAAAGATCTCTTCCAAAAAGCGGGTATTACGGAAATTCCAACGACACTGGAACAATTGGATCAAGCTGCACAGAAACTTCAGGCCGCAGGCATTACCCCATTCTCTAACGGGTATCAGGAGTGGTGGGTGCTGGGCAATCATAACGTAAACGTGGCATTTGCAAATCAGGCAGATCCGGTGAAATTCATCCAGGGACTCAACGAAAGTACGGAGAAAATTCCTGGCAACCAAGTGTTCGCCGACTGGATCAACTTGCTCGACTTAACGCTGAAATACAGCAACAAAAACCCGCTGACAACCGACTACAATACGCAAGTTACGTTGTTTGCGAGTGGAGAAGCGGCGATGATGCAACAAGGAAACTGGACTCAAGTACAGATCGATGGAATTGATCCAGATCTGAATCTGGGTATCCTCCCAATGCCAATTAATAATGAACCCAATGACAAATTGTTTGTCGGTGTGCCGAACTATTGGGTTGTGAACAAGAACTCTCAAGTGAAACCGGAAGCAAAAGAGTTTTTGGAATGGCTCGTAACTTCGGATATCGGGAAACAATACATGACAAAAGAGTTCAAATTCATCCCGGCGTTCAGTTCCATCACGGCATCCGAAGAGGATCTGGGTGACCTCGCCACAGAGATTATGAAGTATAGCCAGGAAAACAAAACACTCAGCTGGAACTTCAACCGTTTCCCTGAAGGGGTTCCCCAAGAGTATGGCAGCACAATTCAGGCTTACGTTGCAGGCAAATCGGATAAAGCCGGATTGCTCGACGCATTGCAGCAGAACTGGGATAGTCTGAAAAAATAATTCGGATCATGGACGGTATCCACAGGTTACCAAAAACTGTTCAGAAATTTTCGGATAGAAAAGTTAGTCTATCGAATATATAAGATAATTGAAACAGGCCAATCAGAAATTTTATTCTGGTTGGTCTGTTTTGGTTTTTCCGAGGAGCCAACAGCGCACTGAAAAGTTCAAAGTTAGTAATATCTCTGAAATGTGGATAACCCCAAAGCAGTTTAACGATCCCATGACGTATTTAACACAGAGTTTATACTATATGTGGATATCCTGTGTGTATAACACTCTAAATGTGGACAAGTAAGGAGTAGATGGAGTGGAAGGTTCTCATTTGTTAACAGAAATACTTGTTTTCAACAAACTAGTACTGTATAGTTCTAAATATGACAAATCCAAAAATGAACACGGGACCTGCCAAATCCAAGAGTTCCAATCCGGTGAACCGGACCAAGGCAATTGAAGTGGCGGCACAATTATTTCTGCGTCAGGGGTACAGCTACGTCAGCATGGATGAAGTCGTGCGAGTGAGTGGGGTATCGAAGTCGAATATTTATTATCATTTTAAAAACAAGGAGGAACTGCTTCAGGCTGTGGTTCAATACTGGGTTGCCCAGTATGAGTCGGAGCTGTATCTGCTGCTCAGTCAGCGTGAGCGAGGAGTGGAGGAGCGTATATACTCATTCATGGCATTACTGTCGGCAGGCATTGAGGGCCGAAATTACGAAGGGAGCTGTCCTTTTGTTACGTTATATATGCAGACACCGGACAGTGCACCCCAAGTGAAGGAAAGCATATCCAGATTCTTTCGTGAGCTTAGACCTATGGTGGAGAAGTTGTTTCAGCAAGGTTTGGATCGCGGTGAATTTCGCAAAGAGATCGAGCCGGGACCGGCTGCGTTGTTGTTTATTGCAGCACTGGAGGGTTCACTAATCCTGGCGGGAACTGCCCGTGATGTTGGGATTATAGAACAATCGGCACGTACGTTTTGTCAGATGCTTCGTTAATCGAAGCTCTTTTTTTGAATATAACTAGTACTATATAGTACTAAAAGGAGCCGTAACAGAATGATTGTACATACTAACCGTGTATCCAAAGAAGAAAACACAGCAGCAAATTCAACAAACATGAATCAGGTAATAAGCAAGTCTGATATTGAAGCCACGATCATTTTTATGACAGGAAGCACAGGTTTTATCGGCAAAGAAACGGTCAAACAACTCACGCAAGGAGACGTACAATTGCTCTTGTTGGTTCGTTCGGAACAGCGAGCCAGAAATGTGCTGAAGGCTTATGGAGTGGAGGATTTCGACCGGATTACCTTTATTACAGGTGATTTGTCCAAGTCGGGTCTTGGACTTACCGCAGCGGACCGGGTGCGTGCTCTTGAAGCAAATGTGATCATTCATGCGGGAGGAACGATGGACGTCACTTTGGAACGAAAAGTAGCCGAGCAGATATTCATGAACGGGGCCAGAGAACTGGCACAGCTAGCACAGGAAATCCACTGTACTCATGGATTGAGACACTTTATCCACGTTGTTGGTTATATGAGTCCTTATGGAGAGCGGAATGAACAGGGGAATTATCTACAGGTTGAGCATGTGGATAACAATGAAAGTGCATATGAAGAGATGAAGTTCCATGCCGATCTGCACATTCGCGAGCATGCAGAACAGCATCACTATCCCTTATCAGTTGTAAATCCGAGTACAGTGGTTGGGCCACGTCCCACCGGTGAAACCGAGCAAACGGGTGGGATTGGACTGCTCATTCAGGCGATTCAGAAAGGACTTATGCCAGTAGTGCCGGGAGGTTCATCCTATTGGTTACCGCTTGTGGAGAATGACATTGTTGCACAGACGCTTGTTTTTCTATCCAGGGAAGCTGCTCCAGTCGGAGGAACTTATCCATTATTGGCGCGGAGGGAAGACAGTCCCAATATGAAGGAACTACTGCAACTCTTGGCACAGCAATTGGACGTACCCAAGCCCAAAGGGGCTGTGCCACTACGATGGATTCAATGGATCATGAAATCAGGGGGCACACGCATCAGTGGTGTTCCAACGGAGTCGGTTGCTTTTATTACCAACAGATCATTCCCGGTTGAAGAGACGGAGGCTCTGTTTACACGTATGGGGCAATCCTGGCCGGACATCCGGGAACAGCTTCCTCTGGTTACAGCCGATCTGGACTATCGTCTGAGGTATACGCCGTTACCTGAGGGTTTTCCGACAGATTATACTCGGTCACGGAGCGGAAATATGGCTATGCTTGGTTGGGAGGGTGAGGGAGAGCCTTGGATTATTGTACATGGTTTGCTTCAATCTGCGGATGAGATGTTACCTTTGGGACAACAGCTTAGGGAACGGACCGGGAACCCGGTATGGTTAATCGATCTCGCTGGATTTGGACGGTCTCCTGTACATCAGGGAGATGAAGCGTTTGAAGGTCAGGTGGATGCACTGCTTACGGCTCTTGGTGAGTTTGAGGGTCCGGTGAAGCTGGTTGGTCATTCAGTAGGGGCTGCTATTGCAGCTGCGGCACAGATGCGTAGCGGGCGGACAGACATTCGGTTAGGTTTGCTTCAGCCAGTTGCCAACAATTCGAATCCGAATGTGCTAAGAGGGATTTCCCGTTTGCCAAGAGGGGTGATGCGCTCCCTGCTGCGTGGCAGATCGGAGAAAAGTTGGAATCAAATGTTCAGTTCACATAGCGGCGTAAGCAGTGTTATGGCCGATACCATGGGCAAGAGAATACGCTCCAGTCTCCAGTCCCCTCGCATCGCAGGAGCGCATGCAGACTTGTTGCGCTGGATCCACTCGGGTCAGAGGAAAGGCGCCAGATCAACGTTGTGGGCGAAAATGGAAAGTCAGCATTATGCCAAGAATGTATTAGTTGTATGGGCCAATCAAGATCGGGAATATCACTATCCCCAGGATATGAACTCACAGGTCAAACGGATAGATGTACCCCATGGACATTACTTTCCGACGTTTCAGTATAAGGAAACGGCTGCAATCCTCACTGAATGGGCCGATACCTTGAGGTGAGTTCAGGTTTGGATACGCAGGAATCCCGTACCAATTGTCGAAAGGGTCAAGTCGAGTTACGAAGAGGATTAACCAAAGATAGGAGAGATGAATGTATGAGTCAGCAACGTGTGGAAATCAGTAAAAATGTGCTAATCGAATGTCTCGGACTGCGCAGCGGAGAGAATCTGGTAGTTGTCGCAGACGATATGAAACGGGATTTGGCTGAATCCATCTATGAGGCAGGCAAAGCACTTGGTGCAGAGTCGGTCCTGTTAATCATGAAGGAACGCAGCAGATCTGGAGAAGAGCCGCCTGCGCCGATTGCAGAGGCCATGATTCGAGCAGATGTAGCCGTGTGTGTAACGCGATATTCATTAACACATACCCAGGCACGCAAAAAAGCCGCTGCCTCTGGTACCCGAGTGGCAACAATGCCCGGCATGACAGAGGATATGTTTGTGAACGGAGCCATTACAGCTGAATATTCGCAAGTAAAGGCGTTGACCGAGAAGGTAACGGCTCTATTAACCGCAGGTCGCCATGTGCGAATAGAGAAGCAGGGCCATAGTCTTTCCTTTTCCATTGAAGATCGTAACGGTGTACCAAGCACAGGTATGTATTTGAACCCTGGTGAATCGGGCAACTTGCCGTCAGGAGAAGCCTATATTGCTCCCGTCGAGGGCAAGGGCGAGGGCAGTATTATTGTAGATGGTTCCGTTGCTGGAATTGGGGCACTCCGTGAACCGATGCTATTGACCGTTAGTGAAGGACGGTTGGTGTCAGCTGAAGGACCAGATGGGGCTCAATTACTGGAAACGCTTGGTGAGGGCGATGGTCGTTTTCTCGGCGAATTCGGGATCGGTACCAATAACAAGGCACGAATCACGGGTGTGGTGCTGGAAGATGAGAAGGTGTATGGCACAATTCATGTGGCCTTTGGCAGCAATAACACATTTGGTGGAACGATTGCCGCGGGTGTTCATATTGATGCAGTTGTACAAAAGCCGGACGTGTACATCGATGACAGGCTGATCATGCGTCAGGGTGAATTGGTCGAATAACTACAGCGAAGGAAATTGGGCATGTCCACAACGTGTCCACAGTAATGGATAACTGAAGCGGAAATTCAGATTTTACGTCAGATTTACAAACAAATACACAACATGTCCACATTAAATTAATGAATATCCACATGAAACGCTAAAGATATCCACAGCATGTGTGCAATATGTGCACAACTTATCCACAAATCAGGTATAACTCGTGTTTTCATCTGATAAAACAGTTGTTTTGGAGTAATAAAACAAGTTATCCACAGGAATTTCGCTTTTTTGTTCCAAGTATTTGAAAACATAGAAACAGATCCATAAATATATGGGGATAAAAAAGACCAAAAATCGGCATAAAGCTGATCTTTGGTCTTTTTTCGAATATCATTTTTCAATCCAATGTCAGGTTACTTACGCTCAATATTAAAACGACTAACTTCCACCACCCTCTACAACAGGGCAAATGAGCAGAGCGGAGACAGCAACCGTAATGCAACGTCTGTTGAAGTTGGCAAAATTGATCTGAAGCCTAAACATTTGGTCAAAAATAACCGATAAACCAAAGTAATATCTAATGGGACGAAAGTAGTCTGATTATACGGAATGAGAGGGTATGGGGATAACTATGGACGAGGGAATGCAATATATTAATTTTTCGGTAGGAGACCAGATCTTTGCACTACGAATTGATGAAGTTCATGAGATCATCAGAATGGTACAGGTGACAACAGTTCCATTTGGAAGCCCAGAGATCAGAGGTTTTGCTTCGCTGTACGGTAAGGTCGTTTCGGTTGTGAGTCTTCGTGTATTGTTAGGCATGCCGGACCAGGAGGATACTTCTTCTACACGTATTATTGTGGTGCCTTACAAAGGTGGATTTGTACCGCTGATCGTAGATATGGTCGATTCTGTCGTAAGTTACGATCGTTTCGAGGAACCTGCTGAGGAACACCGCCGTTTCATGCTTGGCGTTTTTGACAAAATCGGGTTCTGTGAAGATCATCGTGCAGGCATTTTGAACCTGGATGTATTACTGGGCAGCTTGATCAGATCATAGGAGTATAACGTTCCGTAATTCTTTCAATGTTCAGTATTTCCTTCGGTTTACCCAAATGTTCCTCATCCGCTTTTCGGGAGAAGGGACATTTTTTTGTACCGCTAGGGCGTGTCTGAAAACTCAGAAGGAAGCAGATTTTGCCGAATTTTCGTTCCAAGCAAGAAAGTTTTCCGCAGGCGTGCCGGGGCACGTCAAGGGAAAGTGACGCAGCAGGGGGCGAAAAGGGGGTAAAAGATGCACTTCAGCGAGTTTTGAGACACGCCCTAACCCTCGAAATAACCACTTTTTATGGGCAAAGGTTTTTAAATCCGGTCATTTTCGTATATGATGGAGAGTAACAATGCGAAGGGATGACGGGAGACTTTAATGATGCAATCGCTGTATGGAGTATGGCTTGGTGACGTATTTTTTTGTTTTTCCGGTGAAACATCGGAACCGCGTGTGGATGCATGGAGCCACGTGGTAAGAAGGTTGAATTTTGGCGACGGGGGTCGTCTGTTTCAGCCTGCCGCTCTGCGTCTTGCGGAGCTGCGCTGGCCGAATCCGCTGAGGAACACGGCTGAAGCCAAGAACACGAAGCGGCGTCAGCTGCTGGGGCGCACATTGGAAGGATTGGCAGTCTCGCCTAAGGATGCCTTCAGGTTGCTGCTTCAATGGGATGACCGTTTGTTAAATGCAGCCGGAATTCAGGTTGGAGAAGAGATGCGTTACTGGATCAAAGCAGCGCAGTTCACACAGGAGCTGCTGTTGCGGGGAGCGATTGCTCCATCGGCTGAATTCGCAGCAAAGACCGGAGCACGGCGACGGACCGGGCAAGAGACATTAACAGGCGTATGGCGGCCACGCTTGCAGCAGGAGGAGGACATCGAACGCTTCCGCGATCTTGCTGAAGCGATGCCTCCGATTGGATTGGCCGCTCCTGGAGCTTATGCTTCATTGGAACCGGAAACGCGTGAAGAAGCAGGGGCTGCGGTATTATTTTCATTCATGAGTGGCATGATTCATGCTGTAGTGACAAGTGAACTGGAGAGTATGGACAGTGAACTGTCCCGTTACCGCACCCCATATCGACGCGGATCTTCGCCAGTAGCCGAACTCTGGTGGAACAGTCTGATCTCGATGTTCCGTCCTGTGACTGTGCAAGGGCCGACGGACGATATGACAGCGTTTATTCATACGCTGCAAGAAGTGGGTGGAACGTCAATGCCAATCGTGGGAGCAGAAGAGATGGCACCTGCTGAAGGCCAATTGAAGCTGGTGCTCCGCTTGGAGCCTCCACTGGGCGAACATGAAACGATCTGGGGAGTCAGCTTTTGGGTGGACAGTGAGCAGGAACCAAGCCTGAGGTTGCCTGCACGGACTATCTGGGCACATCCGGAGCGAGATCTGGACCGAGGGAAGGTGTTGTATACCTCGGCGGCAGAGCAATTATTGATGGCACTTGGGCAAGCAGCAGAACTGGCACCTGAACTGGAGACGGCGCTGCTTACCGCTCGTCCGGAGGAAATTAAGCTGGAGCAGCAGGGTTTCTTTGAATTTCTCACGCATGCAGTTCCACGTTTGCAGAAGGCAGGGATAACCGTTCTTATGCCTTCAAGGTGGAGTCGTGCCGGGAAACGTCGTGCGGGACTACGTCTGCAGATGTTGAATCGGGGAACAGAGCGTTTGCCTGGAGCCACATCTGCACTGGGCATGGAACAATTGGTTGCTTTCAAAGCAGAGCCTATGCTGGATGGTAAACCGGTCACGGCGGAGGAACTGGCAGCACTGGCTGAATCCACAGTTCCGTATGTCATGTTCCGTGGTGAATGGATTGAAGTGGATACAAAAGAGATTCGCCAAGTCCTGCGTTATATGAAAAAAGAAGAAGAACAATATATGCCTCTCTCCGAATGGCTGCATCTGGCAGCGGATGAAGGGGAGGATTCCGCCTGGAAGGGTCTTTCCGTCTTTGGTGCCGAATCTGATGGGATGCTTGCTTTTCTGCTCGATGGACAGGTGCTTCGCAGCATTGAGCCTCGTCAGGTTCCGGCAGAATTGCATGGTGAACTAAGACCTTATCAGGAACGAGGTTACCAATGGTTATCCGCTATGCG
Coding sequences:
- a CDS encoding alpha/beta fold hydrolase yields the protein MIVHTNRVSKEENTAANSTNMNQVISKSDIEATIIFMTGSTGFIGKETVKQLTQGDVQLLLLVRSEQRARNVLKAYGVEDFDRITFITGDLSKSGLGLTAADRVRALEANVIIHAGGTMDVTLERKVAEQIFMNGARELAQLAQEIHCTHGLRHFIHVVGYMSPYGERNEQGNYLQVEHVDNNESAYEEMKFHADLHIREHAEQHHYPLSVVNPSTVVGPRPTGETEQTGGIGLLIQAIQKGLMPVVPGGSSYWLPLVENDIVAQTLVFLSREAAPVGGTYPLLARREDSPNMKELLQLLAQQLDVPKPKGAVPLRWIQWIMKSGGTRISGVPTESVAFITNRSFPVEETEALFTRMGQSWPDIREQLPLVTADLDYRLRYTPLPEGFPTDYTRSRSGNMAMLGWEGEGEPWIIVHGLLQSADEMLPLGQQLRERTGNPVWLIDLAGFGRSPVHQGDEAFEGQVDALLTALGEFEGPVKLVGHSVGAAIAAAAQMRSGRTDIRLGLLQPVANNSNPNVLRGISRLPRGVMRSLLRGRSEKSWNQMFSSHSGVSSVMADTMGKRIRSSLQSPRIAGAHADLLRWIHSGQRKGARSTLWAKMESQHYAKNVLVVWANQDREYHYPQDMNSQVKRIDVPHGHYFPTFQYKETAAILTEWADTLR
- a CDS encoding chemotaxis protein CheW, whose translation is MQYINFSVGDQIFALRIDEVHEIIRMVQVTTVPFGSPEIRGFASLYGKVVSVVSLRVLLGMPDQEDTSSTRIIVVPYKGGFVPLIVDMVDSVVSYDRFEEPAEEHRRFMLGVFDKIGFCEDHRAGILNLDVLLGSLIRS
- a CDS encoding aminopeptidase, whose translation is MSQQRVEISKNVLIECLGLRSGENLVVVADDMKRDLAESIYEAGKALGAESVLLIMKERSRSGEEPPAPIAEAMIRADVAVCVTRYSLTHTQARKKAAASGTRVATMPGMTEDMFVNGAITAEYSQVKALTEKVTALLTAGRHVRIEKQGHSLSFSIEDRNGVPSTGMYLNPGESGNLPSGEAYIAPVEGKGEGSIIVDGSVAGIGALREPMLLTVSEGRLVSAEGPDGAQLLETLGEGDGRFLGEFGIGTNNKARITGVVLEDEKVYGTIHVAFGSNNTFGGTIAAGVHIDAVVQKPDVYIDDRLIMRQGELVE